A genomic region of Gallus gallus isolate bGalGal1 chromosome 19, bGalGal1.mat.broiler.GRCg7b, whole genome shotgun sequence contains the following coding sequences:
- the P2RX5 gene encoding P2X purinoceptor 5 isoform X3 has product MSAGRAQRWVFVVKKGYQDTDTSLQSSVITKLKGVAFTNTSELGERLWDVADYVIPPQGENVFFVMTNLIVTPNQRQTTCPEVGRTESFGSQTPTKLGSVNIPDALCHQDEDCPEGQAVVAGNGVKTGRCLKDRDSIRGSCEVLAWCPVEKRSKPKKPLLASAENFTVFIKNSIRFPKFKFSKMNVLATNNESYLKTCHYSMEHPYCPIFLLGNIVRWTGNNFQEMALEGGVIGIQIEWNCDLDQAPSECNPHYSFSRLDNKFAEKSVSSGYNFRFAKYYRDAKGIEYRTLFKAYGIRFDVMVNGKAGKFNIIPTIINIGSGLALMGAGAFFCDLVLLYLIKKSNFYRGKKYEEVKSSSRKSLTSPTLNGSQSPDQLGGL; this is encoded by the exons ATGTCTGCAGGCCGAGCACAGCG GTGGGTGTTTGTTGTCAAGAAAGGCTATCAGGACACGGACAcatccctgcagagctctgtcatCACCAAACTGAAAGGGGTGGCGTTCACCAACACCTCGGAGCTGGGGGAGAGGCTGTGGGATGTTGCAGACTATGTCATCCCTCCACAG GGTGAAAACGTCTTCTTTGTCATGACAAATTTGATTGTGACCCCAAACCAGAGACAAACCACGTGTCCTGAGGTAGGAAGAACTGAGTCCTTTGGCTCCCAGACCCCTACAAAACTGGGG agtgTAAACATTCCTGATGCCTTGTGTCACCAGGACGAAGACTGTCCTGAAGGGCAAGCAGTGGTGGCTGGTAATG GGGTTAAGACTGGCCGTTGTTTGAAAGACAGGGACAGCATCAGAGGTTCTTGTGAGGTATTGGCCTGGTGCCCAGTGGAGAAAAGATCCAAGCCCAA GAAACCACTTCTCGCCAGTGCAGAAAACTTCACTGTTTTCATCAAGAACTCGATCCGGTTCCCCAAGTTTAAATTCTCCAA GATGAATGTGCTGGCCACCAACAATGAGTCCTACCTAAAGACCTGCCACTACAGCATGGAGCATCCCTACTGCCCCATCTTCCTTCTGGGGAACATCGTCAGATGGACTGGGAACAACTTTCAGGAAATGGCTTTGGAG GGTGGTGTGATAGGAATTCAGATTGAATGGAACTGTGACCTTGATCAAGCCCCTTCTGAATGTAATCCCCACTATTCTTTTAGCCGTCTGGATAACAAGTTTGCAGAAAAGTCTGTCTCTTCTGGGTACAACTTCAG GTTTGCTAAATATTACCGGGATGCCAAAGGGATTGAGTACCGGACACTCTTTAAAGCATATGGAATCCGTTTTGATGTGATGGTGAATGGCAAG gcAGGGAAATTTAACATCATTCCCACTATCATCAATATCGGTTCAGGATTAGCTCTCATGGGAGCG ggAGCTTTCTTTTGTGACCTGGTGCTGCTCTATCTGATTAAAAAGAGTAACTTTTATCGAGGCAAAAAGTATGAGGAAGTAAA GTCCAGTTCCAGGAAGTCATTAACTAGCCCTACTCTGAATGGGAGTCAGAGCCCAGACCAACTTGGTGGGCTCTAG
- the P2RX5 gene encoding P2X purinoceptor 5 isoform X1: protein MGQVSWKGLFLSLFDYKTEKYVIAKNKKVGILYRVVQLSILAYLVGWVFVVKKGYQDTDTSLQSSVITKLKGVAFTNTSELGERLWDVADYVIPPQGENVFFVMTNLIVTPNQRQTTCPEVGRTESFGSQTPTKLGSVNIPDALCHQDEDCPEGQAVVAGNGVKTGRCLKDRDSIRGSCEVLAWCPVEKRSKPKKPLLASAENFTVFIKNSIRFPKFKFSKMNVLATNNESYLKTCHYSMEHPYCPIFLLGNIVRWTGNNFQEMALEGGVIGIQIEWNCDLDQAPSECNPHYSFSRLDNKFAEKSVSSGYNFRFAKYYRDAKGIEYRTLFKAYGIRFDVMVNGKAGKFNIIPTIINIGSGLALMGAGAFFCDLVLLYLIKKSNFYRGKKYEEVKSSSRKSLTSPTLNGSQSPDQLGGL from the exons ATGGGGCAGGTGTCCTGGAAGGGTTTATTTCTATCGCTTTTTGATTACAAAACAGAGAAGTACGTCATTGCGAAGAACAAGAAGGTTGGGATTCTCTATCGAGTGGTGCAGCTCTCCATCCTGGCTTACCTGGTGGG GTGGGTGTTTGTTGTCAAGAAAGGCTATCAGGACACGGACAcatccctgcagagctctgtcatCACCAAACTGAAAGGGGTGGCGTTCACCAACACCTCGGAGCTGGGGGAGAGGCTGTGGGATGTTGCAGACTATGTCATCCCTCCACAG GGTGAAAACGTCTTCTTTGTCATGACAAATTTGATTGTGACCCCAAACCAGAGACAAACCACGTGTCCTGAGGTAGGAAGAACTGAGTCCTTTGGCTCCCAGACCCCTACAAAACTGGGG agtgTAAACATTCCTGATGCCTTGTGTCACCAGGACGAAGACTGTCCTGAAGGGCAAGCAGTGGTGGCTGGTAATG GGGTTAAGACTGGCCGTTGTTTGAAAGACAGGGACAGCATCAGAGGTTCTTGTGAGGTATTGGCCTGGTGCCCAGTGGAGAAAAGATCCAAGCCCAA GAAACCACTTCTCGCCAGTGCAGAAAACTTCACTGTTTTCATCAAGAACTCGATCCGGTTCCCCAAGTTTAAATTCTCCAA GATGAATGTGCTGGCCACCAACAATGAGTCCTACCTAAAGACCTGCCACTACAGCATGGAGCATCCCTACTGCCCCATCTTCCTTCTGGGGAACATCGTCAGATGGACTGGGAACAACTTTCAGGAAATGGCTTTGGAG GGTGGTGTGATAGGAATTCAGATTGAATGGAACTGTGACCTTGATCAAGCCCCTTCTGAATGTAATCCCCACTATTCTTTTAGCCGTCTGGATAACAAGTTTGCAGAAAAGTCTGTCTCTTCTGGGTACAACTTCAG GTTTGCTAAATATTACCGGGATGCCAAAGGGATTGAGTACCGGACACTCTTTAAAGCATATGGAATCCGTTTTGATGTGATGGTGAATGGCAAG gcAGGGAAATTTAACATCATTCCCACTATCATCAATATCGGTTCAGGATTAGCTCTCATGGGAGCG ggAGCTTTCTTTTGTGACCTGGTGCTGCTCTATCTGATTAAAAAGAGTAACTTTTATCGAGGCAAAAAGTATGAGGAAGTAAA GTCCAGTTCCAGGAAGTCATTAACTAGCCCTACTCTGAATGGGAGTCAGAGCCCAGACCAACTTGGTGGGCTCTAG
- the P2RX5 gene encoding P2X purinoceptor 5, translating into MGQVSWKGLFLSLFDYKTEKYVIAKNKKVGILYRVVQLSILAYLVGWVFVVKKGYQDTDTSLQSSVITKLKGVAFTNTSELGERLWDVADYVIPPQGENVFFVMTNLIVTPNQRQTTCPESVNIPDALCHQDEDCPEGQAVVAGNGVKTGRCLKDRDSIRGSCEVLAWCPVEKRSKPKKPLLASAENFTVFIKNSIRFPKFKFSKMNVLATNNESYLKTCHYSMEHPYCPIFLLGNIVRWTGNNFQEMALEGGVIGIQIEWNCDLDQAPSECNPHYSFSRLDNKFAEKSVSSGYNFRFAKYYRDAKGIEYRTLFKAYGIRFDVMVNGKAGKFNIIPTIINIGSGLALMGAGAFFCDLVLLYLIKKSNFYRGKKYEEVKSSSRKSLTSPTLNGSQSPDQLGGL; encoded by the exons ATGGGGCAGGTGTCCTGGAAGGGTTTATTTCTATCGCTTTTTGATTACAAAACAGAGAAGTACGTCATTGCGAAGAACAAGAAGGTTGGGATTCTCTATCGAGTGGTGCAGCTCTCCATCCTGGCTTACCTGGTGGG GTGGGTGTTTGTTGTCAAGAAAGGCTATCAGGACACGGACAcatccctgcagagctctgtcatCACCAAACTGAAAGGGGTGGCGTTCACCAACACCTCGGAGCTGGGGGAGAGGCTGTGGGATGTTGCAGACTATGTCATCCCTCCACAG GGTGAAAACGTCTTCTTTGTCATGACAAATTTGATTGTGACCCCAAACCAGAGACAAACCACGTGTCCTGAG agtgTAAACATTCCTGATGCCTTGTGTCACCAGGACGAAGACTGTCCTGAAGGGCAAGCAGTGGTGGCTGGTAATG GGGTTAAGACTGGCCGTTGTTTGAAAGACAGGGACAGCATCAGAGGTTCTTGTGAGGTATTGGCCTGGTGCCCAGTGGAGAAAAGATCCAAGCCCAA GAAACCACTTCTCGCCAGTGCAGAAAACTTCACTGTTTTCATCAAGAACTCGATCCGGTTCCCCAAGTTTAAATTCTCCAA GATGAATGTGCTGGCCACCAACAATGAGTCCTACCTAAAGACCTGCCACTACAGCATGGAGCATCCCTACTGCCCCATCTTCCTTCTGGGGAACATCGTCAGATGGACTGGGAACAACTTTCAGGAAATGGCTTTGGAG GGTGGTGTGATAGGAATTCAGATTGAATGGAACTGTGACCTTGATCAAGCCCCTTCTGAATGTAATCCCCACTATTCTTTTAGCCGTCTGGATAACAAGTTTGCAGAAAAGTCTGTCTCTTCTGGGTACAACTTCAG GTTTGCTAAATATTACCGGGATGCCAAAGGGATTGAGTACCGGACACTCTTTAAAGCATATGGAATCCGTTTTGATGTGATGGTGAATGGCAAG gcAGGGAAATTTAACATCATTCCCACTATCATCAATATCGGTTCAGGATTAGCTCTCATGGGAGCG ggAGCTTTCTTTTGTGACCTGGTGCTGCTCTATCTGATTAAAAAGAGTAACTTTTATCGAGGCAAAAAGTATGAGGAAGTAAA GTCCAGTTCCAGGAAGTCATTAACTAGCCCTACTCTGAATGGGAGTCAGAGCCCAGACCAACTTGGTGGGCTCTAG
- the P2RX5 gene encoding P2X purinoceptor 5 isoform X4 gives MVRWVFVVKKGYQDTDTSLQSSVITKLKGVAFTNTSELGERLWDVADYVIPPQGENVFFVMTNLIVTPNQRQTTCPEVGRTESFGSQTPTKLGSVNIPDALCHQDEDCPEGQAVVAGNGVKTGRCLKDRDSIRGSCEVLAWCPVEKRSKPKKPLLASAENFTVFIKNSIRFPKFKFSKMNVLATNNESYLKTCHYSMEHPYCPIFLLGNIVRWTGNNFQEMALEGGVIGIQIEWNCDLDQAPSECNPHYSFSRLDNKFAEKSVSSGYNFRFAKYYRDAKGIEYRTLFKAYGIRFDVMVNGKAGKFNIIPTIINIGSGLALMGAGAFFCDLVLLYLIKKSNFYRGKKYEEVKSSSRKSLTSPTLNGSQSPDQLGGL, from the exons ATGGTCCG GTGGGTGTTTGTTGTCAAGAAAGGCTATCAGGACACGGACAcatccctgcagagctctgtcatCACCAAACTGAAAGGGGTGGCGTTCACCAACACCTCGGAGCTGGGGGAGAGGCTGTGGGATGTTGCAGACTATGTCATCCCTCCACAG GGTGAAAACGTCTTCTTTGTCATGACAAATTTGATTGTGACCCCAAACCAGAGACAAACCACGTGTCCTGAGGTAGGAAGAACTGAGTCCTTTGGCTCCCAGACCCCTACAAAACTGGGG agtgTAAACATTCCTGATGCCTTGTGTCACCAGGACGAAGACTGTCCTGAAGGGCAAGCAGTGGTGGCTGGTAATG GGGTTAAGACTGGCCGTTGTTTGAAAGACAGGGACAGCATCAGAGGTTCTTGTGAGGTATTGGCCTGGTGCCCAGTGGAGAAAAGATCCAAGCCCAA GAAACCACTTCTCGCCAGTGCAGAAAACTTCACTGTTTTCATCAAGAACTCGATCCGGTTCCCCAAGTTTAAATTCTCCAA GATGAATGTGCTGGCCACCAACAATGAGTCCTACCTAAAGACCTGCCACTACAGCATGGAGCATCCCTACTGCCCCATCTTCCTTCTGGGGAACATCGTCAGATGGACTGGGAACAACTTTCAGGAAATGGCTTTGGAG GGTGGTGTGATAGGAATTCAGATTGAATGGAACTGTGACCTTGATCAAGCCCCTTCTGAATGTAATCCCCACTATTCTTTTAGCCGTCTGGATAACAAGTTTGCAGAAAAGTCTGTCTCTTCTGGGTACAACTTCAG GTTTGCTAAATATTACCGGGATGCCAAAGGGATTGAGTACCGGACACTCTTTAAAGCATATGGAATCCGTTTTGATGTGATGGTGAATGGCAAG gcAGGGAAATTTAACATCATTCCCACTATCATCAATATCGGTTCAGGATTAGCTCTCATGGGAGCG ggAGCTTTCTTTTGTGACCTGGTGCTGCTCTATCTGATTAAAAAGAGTAACTTTTATCGAGGCAAAAAGTATGAGGAAGTAAA GTCCAGTTCCAGGAAGTCATTAACTAGCCCTACTCTGAATGGGAGTCAGAGCCCAGACCAACTTGGTGGGCTCTAG
- the P2RX5 gene encoding P2X purinoceptor 5 isoform X5, whose translation MRGKSGFWAEDCKRNHLSGENVFFVMTNLIVTPNQRQTTCPEVGRTESFGSQTPTKLGSVNIPDALCHQDEDCPEGQAVVAGNGVKTGRCLKDRDSIRGSCEVLAWCPVEKRSKPKKPLLASAENFTVFIKNSIRFPKFKFSKMNVLATNNESYLKTCHYSMEHPYCPIFLLGNIVRWTGNNFQEMALEGGVIGIQIEWNCDLDQAPSECNPHYSFSRLDNKFAEKSVSSGYNFRFAKYYRDAKGIEYRTLFKAYGIRFDVMVNGKAGKFNIIPTIINIGSGLALMGAGAFFCDLVLLYLIKKSNFYRGKKYEEVKSSSRKSLTSPTLNGSQSPDQLGGL comes from the exons ATGAGAGGAAAATCAGGGTTCTGGGCTGAAGACTGCAAACGGAACCATTTGTCT GGTGAAAACGTCTTCTTTGTCATGACAAATTTGATTGTGACCCCAAACCAGAGACAAACCACGTGTCCTGAGGTAGGAAGAACTGAGTCCTTTGGCTCCCAGACCCCTACAAAACTGGGG agtgTAAACATTCCTGATGCCTTGTGTCACCAGGACGAAGACTGTCCTGAAGGGCAAGCAGTGGTGGCTGGTAATG GGGTTAAGACTGGCCGTTGTTTGAAAGACAGGGACAGCATCAGAGGTTCTTGTGAGGTATTGGCCTGGTGCCCAGTGGAGAAAAGATCCAAGCCCAA GAAACCACTTCTCGCCAGTGCAGAAAACTTCACTGTTTTCATCAAGAACTCGATCCGGTTCCCCAAGTTTAAATTCTCCAA GATGAATGTGCTGGCCACCAACAATGAGTCCTACCTAAAGACCTGCCACTACAGCATGGAGCATCCCTACTGCCCCATCTTCCTTCTGGGGAACATCGTCAGATGGACTGGGAACAACTTTCAGGAAATGGCTTTGGAG GGTGGTGTGATAGGAATTCAGATTGAATGGAACTGTGACCTTGATCAAGCCCCTTCTGAATGTAATCCCCACTATTCTTTTAGCCGTCTGGATAACAAGTTTGCAGAAAAGTCTGTCTCTTCTGGGTACAACTTCAG GTTTGCTAAATATTACCGGGATGCCAAAGGGATTGAGTACCGGACACTCTTTAAAGCATATGGAATCCGTTTTGATGTGATGGTGAATGGCAAG gcAGGGAAATTTAACATCATTCCCACTATCATCAATATCGGTTCAGGATTAGCTCTCATGGGAGCG ggAGCTTTCTTTTGTGACCTGGTGCTGCTCTATCTGATTAAAAAGAGTAACTTTTATCGAGGCAAAAAGTATGAGGAAGTAAA GTCCAGTTCCAGGAAGTCATTAACTAGCCCTACTCTGAATGGGAGTCAGAGCCCAGACCAACTTGGTGGGCTCTAG
- the P2RX5 gene encoding P2X purinoceptor 5 isoform X6, whose amino-acid sequence MRGKSGFWAEDCKRNHLSGENVFFVMTNLIVTPNQRQTTCPESVNIPDALCHQDEDCPEGQAVVAGNGVKTGRCLKDRDSIRGSCEVLAWCPVEKRSKPKKPLLASAENFTVFIKNSIRFPKFKFSKMNVLATNNESYLKTCHYSMEHPYCPIFLLGNIVRWTGNNFQEMALEGGVIGIQIEWNCDLDQAPSECNPHYSFSRLDNKFAEKSVSSGYNFRFAKYYRDAKGIEYRTLFKAYGIRFDVMVNGKAGKFNIIPTIINIGSGLALMGAGAFFCDLVLLYLIKKSNFYRGKKYEEVKSSSRKSLTSPTLNGSQSPDQLGGL is encoded by the exons ATGAGAGGAAAATCAGGGTTCTGGGCTGAAGACTGCAAACGGAACCATTTGTCT GGTGAAAACGTCTTCTTTGTCATGACAAATTTGATTGTGACCCCAAACCAGAGACAAACCACGTGTCCTGAG agtgTAAACATTCCTGATGCCTTGTGTCACCAGGACGAAGACTGTCCTGAAGGGCAAGCAGTGGTGGCTGGTAATG GGGTTAAGACTGGCCGTTGTTTGAAAGACAGGGACAGCATCAGAGGTTCTTGTGAGGTATTGGCCTGGTGCCCAGTGGAGAAAAGATCCAAGCCCAA GAAACCACTTCTCGCCAGTGCAGAAAACTTCACTGTTTTCATCAAGAACTCGATCCGGTTCCCCAAGTTTAAATTCTCCAA GATGAATGTGCTGGCCACCAACAATGAGTCCTACCTAAAGACCTGCCACTACAGCATGGAGCATCCCTACTGCCCCATCTTCCTTCTGGGGAACATCGTCAGATGGACTGGGAACAACTTTCAGGAAATGGCTTTGGAG GGTGGTGTGATAGGAATTCAGATTGAATGGAACTGTGACCTTGATCAAGCCCCTTCTGAATGTAATCCCCACTATTCTTTTAGCCGTCTGGATAACAAGTTTGCAGAAAAGTCTGTCTCTTCTGGGTACAACTTCAG GTTTGCTAAATATTACCGGGATGCCAAAGGGATTGAGTACCGGACACTCTTTAAAGCATATGGAATCCGTTTTGATGTGATGGTGAATGGCAAG gcAGGGAAATTTAACATCATTCCCACTATCATCAATATCGGTTCAGGATTAGCTCTCATGGGAGCG ggAGCTTTCTTTTGTGACCTGGTGCTGCTCTATCTGATTAAAAAGAGTAACTTTTATCGAGGCAAAAAGTATGAGGAAGTAAA GTCCAGTTCCAGGAAGTCATTAACTAGCCCTACTCTGAATGGGAGTCAGAGCCCAGACCAACTTGGTGGGCTCTAG
- the EMC6 gene encoding ER membrane protein complex subunit 6 — MAAVVAKREGPQFISEAAVRGNAAILDYCRTSVSALSGATAGILGLTGLHGFIFYFLASVLLSLLLVLKAGRRWNKYFKSRRPLFTGGLIGGLFTYVLFWTFLYGMVHVY; from the coding sequence ATGGCCGCGGTGGTGGCCAAGCGCGAGGGGCCGCAGTTCATCAGTGAGGCGGCCGTGCGCGGGAACGCGGCCATCCTGGACTACTGCCGGACGTCGGTGTCGGCCCTGTCGGGCGCCACGGCGGGGATCCTCGGGCTGACGGGCCTGCACGGCTTCATCTTCTACTTCCTGGCGTCCGTCCTCCTCTCCTTGCTCCTGGTGCTGAAAGCCGGGCGGCGATGGAATAAGTACTTTAAATCCCGGAGGCCGCTTTTCACGGGAGGGCTCATAGGAGGGCTCTTCACCTACGTCCTGTTCTGGACTTTCCTGTATGGCATGGTTCACGTCTACTGA
- the TAX1BP3 gene encoding tax1-binding protein 3 produces the protein MSYVPGQPVTAVVQRIEIHKLRQGDNLILGFSIGGGIDQDPTQNPFSEDKTDKGIYVTRVTEGGPAEIAGLQIGDKIMQVNGWDMTMVTHDQARKRLTKRNEEVVRLLVTRQSLQKAVQQSMMS, from the exons ATGTCGTACGTGCCGGGACAGCCCGTCACCGCCGTGGTG CAAAGAATTGAAATACATAAGCTTCGCCAAGGTGACAACTTGATTCTGGGATTCAGCATTGGAGGTGGCATTGATCAGGACCCTACTCAAAATCCTTTCTCTGAAGATAAGACTGACAAG ggtATTTATGTAACAAGGGTGACAGAAGGAGGCCCAGCAGAAATTGCAGGACTACAGATTGGGGACAAGATCATGCAG GTGAATGGCTGGGATATGACAATGGTGACCCATGACCAAGCTAGGAAGAGGctgacaaaaagaaatgaagaagtggTACGGCTGCTGGTGACCAGGCAATCTCTGCAGAAGGCTGTGCAGCAATCCATGATGTCCTAA